From Methanosarcina lacustris Z-7289, one genomic window encodes:
- a CDS encoding M23 family metallopeptidase, whose protein sequence is MSIVFAKDENSLKGLTRLAVIVALLILTPGVAYAAVTTSDVPISDGFDYPVGIPTGDGYRHGQTIGGNDGWDFLEDEGSVLHPGEDWNGNGGGDSDLGDPVYAVSNGRIIAATNYGSGWGNIILIEHRLQDGTIVWSNYAHLRDINVVSGNVQRGQQIGTIGKGYNNEYNAHLHFEIRKNNLAPDAWVTGQDKTQIFTNYYDPSDFISSHRPKITTETFDPNTFKIKQEWLFDVTGDIDGWEPHNVEGVKYSVEGGRLFFDPAGSNPWIEKNGLSIDASTAKYVNFEMSSNCPDNIGTVYFTTAESPVYGEDKKVGFTATTGPAWYDYSVSMAQNPLWKGAVTGIRINPANNGIANTNEDTVGFEYIKVE, encoded by the coding sequence ATGAGTATTGTATTTGCTAAAGATGAAAATAGTTTGAAAGGATTAACTCGTTTAGCCGTTATTGTAGCTTTGTTAATATTAACACCAGGAGTTGCGTATGCAGCCGTTACTACTTCTGATGTTCCTATTTCTGATGGATTTGATTATCCTGTTGGGATTCCAACTGGTGATGGTTATCGCCATGGACAAACAATAGGCGGAAATGATGGATGGGACTTCTTAGAGGATGAGGGTTCTGTGCTTCATCCAGGAGAAGATTGGAATGGAAATGGCGGGGGAGATTCTGATTTAGGAGATCCTGTTTATGCAGTTTCTAACGGGCGTATAATTGCAGCAACAAATTATGGGAGTGGATGGGGAAATATTATTTTAATAGAACATAGATTGCAAGATGGTACTATTGTTTGGTCAAATTATGCTCATCTTCGAGATATCAATGTTGTTAGTGGCAATGTTCAAAGAGGTCAGCAGATTGGAACTATTGGAAAGGGTTACAATAATGAATACAATGCACATCTGCATTTTGAGATACGTAAAAATAATCTAGCACCAGATGCATGGGTAACTGGTCAAGATAAAACACAAATATTTACTAACTATTATGATCCGTCTGACTTTATTAGCAGTCATCGACCCAAAATAACTACAGAAACATTTGATCCAAATACTTTCAAAATTAAACAGGAATGGTTATTCGACGTTACAGGTGATATTGATGGCTGGGAGCCACACAATGTAGAAGGAGTCAAATATTCGGTAGAAGGCGGAAGACTTTTCTTTGACCCTGCTGGATCAAACCCATGGATTGAAAAAAACGGCCTTTCTATAGATGCATCCACTGCAAAATACGTTAATTTTGAGATGTCAAGCAACTGCCCTGATAATATCGGTACCGTATACTTCACGACCGCCGAGTCCCCTGTTTATGGGGAGGATAAAAAAGTTGGATTTACTGCAACGACAGGACCTGCATGGTATGATTATTCCGTTTCAATGGCTCAGAATCCCCTATGGAAGGGAGCAGTTACCGGAATCAGGATCAACCCTGCAAATAATGGAATTGCAAACACAAACGAGGATACAGTTGGTTTTGAGTATATAAAAGTTGAATAA
- a CDS encoding inorganic diphosphatase — MKIIIETPKYSFSKYQKTEKGYERAFFSPLPTIFNYGFIEGTKGPDGMEEDVVVLGPRMSRGGTLEREGFDGIVRFLDNSVRDDKKLVYISGFCSPVLLAFYFRLYALFKTFLYALHEGKITRCRFEGIVFEKLH, encoded by the coding sequence ATGAAGATTATTATAGAAACGCCCAAATACAGTTTTTCGAAATACCAAAAAACAGAAAAAGGCTATGAAAGAGCTTTCTTTTCTCCCCTACCCACCATCTTTAATTATGGTTTCATAGAAGGCACAAAAGGTCCTGACGGTATGGAAGAAGACGTGGTCGTGCTCGGTCCCCGCATGTCCAGAGGAGGCACTCTTGAAAGAGAGGGCTTTGACGGGATTGTGAGGTTCCTTGATAACTCCGTCCGGGACGATAAAAAATTAGTATATATTAGTGGCTTTTGCTCCCCTGTTCTGCTCGCTTTTTACTTCAGGCTTTATGCCCTGTTCAAAACCTTTCTCTATGCCCTCCACGAGGGAAAAATTACAAGGTGCAGGTTTGAAGGAATCGTATTCGAGAAGTTACATTGA
- a CDS encoding response regulator, whose protein sequence is MKVLIVDDDPSFLELSKTFLEVFHDIPSDTVDSAKEALKMLETDSYDVIVSDYDMPVMNGIMFLRTIRDKRIDIPFILFTGFGEELMHQAIQNGANSFILKTSDPKTQYSELSKRIWQVVNSSTTIDPNSGS, encoded by the coding sequence ATGAAAGTATTGATTGTAGATGACGACCCCTCATTTTTAGAGCTATCAAAGACGTTCTTAGAAGTTTTCCACGATATACCGTCCGATACTGTGGATTCTGCAAAAGAAGCTCTCAAGATGTTAGAGACAGACTCCTATGATGTGATAGTCTCGGACTATGATATGCCTGTTATGAATGGTATCATGTTCCTGAGGACTATCCGAGATAAGAGAATCGACATTCCTTTCATTCTATTTACGGGATTTGGAGAAGAACTTATGCACCAGGCAATACAAAATGGTGCAAATTCTTTCATTTTGAAAACGAGTGACCCAAAAACTCAGTATTCAGAGTTATCAAAACGAATCTGGCAGGTTGTAAATAGCAGTACAACCATTGATCCAAATTCCGGCTCTTAG
- a CDS encoding TIGR00297 family protein, producing MNRATPLLENGSSYHGIPVMHIVYLLLILIAPFVGVDLLFLLSLVLFLGLRFSEKFISCSRDAASLSLSLTLMLLVSAVSKNLPYTFPYYIVLAAFAVAAVGNHISFFSERGFTADIESGKRRMKKKSFSLLWSSIFLTLRIIAAFLAASWIVYWQELPVSYNFIFFIAVIGAVTGSLFESIPSKIDSNIPVSLGAGMTMWIFEEFRYWVPPEKMLVALAFSLFLGALAYRAKIADVSALLSAALLGVLIIVFSGFQWFLLLLTFFILGGGFTRYKYAYKESIGIAQTKNGIRSYENVFSNSTAALVLAVAFGIFPDQSLPIIYAYMGTVATATGDTLASEIGTTAKGRPRMITTLKLSEPGADGAVSSLGEFAAIFGSAVIGVLGYALGISDNFLLSVLITTAGGFIGTNMDSLLGATLQKRGMLSNSGVNFVATFMGAAISAGIYVLVSSL from the coding sequence ATGAACAGAGCTACCCCCCTCCTCGAAAATGGGAGTTCTTATCATGGAATTCCCGTGATGCATATCGTATATCTCCTGCTTATTTTGATAGCTCCTTTTGTAGGGGTAGATCTCCTTTTCCTTCTCTCTCTTGTCCTTTTCCTGGGACTGAGGTTTTCTGAAAAGTTTATATCCTGCAGCAGAGATGCAGCCAGCCTTTCTTTGTCCCTTACACTGATGCTGCTTGTTTCTGCAGTTTCTAAAAACCTTCCGTACACATTCCCATATTATATAGTTCTTGCCGCCTTTGCAGTTGCAGCTGTAGGAAACCACATATCTTTTTTTTCGGAAAGAGGTTTCACGGCTGATATAGAGTCCGGAAAGCGCCGGATGAAGAAGAAAAGTTTTTCATTGTTATGGAGTTCAATTTTTCTTACGCTCAGGATTATTGCAGCGTTTCTTGCAGCAAGCTGGATTGTCTACTGGCAGGAGCTTCCAGTCTCGTATAACTTTATCTTTTTCATAGCTGTTATTGGAGCAGTTACTGGTTCTCTTTTTGAATCAATTCCTTCAAAGATAGACAGTAATATCCCGGTATCTCTGGGGGCAGGGATGACGATGTGGATTTTTGAGGAGTTCAGGTACTGGGTCCCTCCTGAGAAAATGCTTGTAGCTCTTGCCTTTTCCCTTTTCCTCGGCGCGCTGGCTTACAGGGCGAAAATTGCCGATGTTTCTGCCCTTCTCAGTGCTGCTCTTCTCGGAGTCCTGATAATTGTTTTCAGCGGGTTTCAGTGGTTTTTGCTTCTGCTTACTTTTTTCATTCTGGGAGGCGGGTTTACCAGGTACAAGTACGCATACAAGGAATCGATCGGGATTGCCCAGACAAAAAACGGAATCCGGAGCTATGAAAACGTATTCTCAAACAGTACGGCAGCCCTTGTCCTCGCAGTAGCGTTTGGCATCTTCCCTGATCAGAGCCTTCCGATTATTTATGCCTACATGGGCACTGTTGCAACCGCTACAGGCGACACTCTGGCAAGTGAAATTGGGACCACGGCAAAAGGAAGACCTAGAATGATCACAACTCTCAAGCTTTCGGAACCCGGAGCTGATGGGGCTGTTTCCTCGCTGGGTGAATTTGCCGCAATTTTCGGCTCTGCAGTAATAGGCGTACTCGGCTATGCTCTCGGGATATCTGACAACTTTCTGCTTTCAGTCCTTATTACAACTGCAGGAGGCTTTATCGGAACAAATATGGACAGTCTGCTCGGGGCTACTCTTCAGAAAAGGGGTATGCTCTCAAACAGCGGGGTAAACTTTGTTGCAACCTTTATGGGGGCAGCGATTTCAGCCGGGATATATGTTCTGGTATCGAGCCTTTAA
- the argF gene encoding ornithine carbamoyltransferase has product MKKDVLSITDLSREEIYELLESAVDLKAKRKAGEYTEYLKHKSLGMIFEKSSTRTRVSFEVAMTDFGGHSLYLNSRDIQIGRGETIEDTARTLSGYLHGIMARVMSHETVEKLAKYSTIPVINALSDREHPCQILGDFMTIMEFKKNFEGLKFAWVGDGNNVCNSALLGSAIMGMEFVIACPKGYEPKAEFLEQAKALGGKFTITDDPKAAAKDADIIYTDVWVSMGDEAEQEQRLGDFTRFQVNTELLGVAKPDVIVMHCLPARRGLEITDEVMDGPNSVVFEEAENRLHAQKALILKLMR; this is encoded by the coding sequence ATGAAAAAAGATGTACTTTCTATAACTGACCTATCCCGGGAGGAGATCTACGAACTCCTTGAATCGGCCGTGGACCTGAAAGCAAAGCGCAAGGCAGGAGAATATACCGAGTACCTGAAGCACAAAAGCCTTGGGATGATTTTCGAGAAATCCTCAACAAGGACCAGAGTTTCCTTTGAGGTTGCAATGACCGATTTCGGGGGACATTCTCTCTACCTGAACTCCAGGGATATCCAGATAGGAAGAGGCGAAACCATTGAGGACACTGCAAGGACCCTTTCCGGTTACCTGCACGGAATCATGGCCAGGGTTATGAGCCACGAAACTGTGGAGAAGCTTGCAAAATATTCAACTATACCCGTGATCAATGCCCTCTCCGACCGGGAACACCCCTGCCAGATCCTGGGCGACTTCATGACCATCATGGAGTTCAAGAAAAATTTCGAAGGCCTGAAATTCGCCTGGGTAGGAGACGGGAACAACGTCTGCAATTCTGCCCTGCTCGGCTCGGCTATCATGGGAATGGAGTTTGTAATTGCCTGCCCGAAAGGCTATGAGCCAAAAGCCGAGTTCCTTGAACAGGCAAAAGCTCTCGGAGGCAAGTTCACAATCACAGATGACCCGAAAGCTGCCGCAAAGGATGCAGACATTATTTATACGGATGTCTGGGTCTCCATGGGTGACGAAGCCGAACAGGAACAGCGCCTGGGGGACTTTACCAGATTCCAGGTCAATACCGAACTCCTTGGAGTTGCAAAGCCGGATGTAATAGTAATGCACTGCCTGCCCGCCAGACGAGGCCTTGAGATTACGGATGAGGTCATGGACGGCCCGAACTCTGTAGTCTTTGAAGAGGCAGAAAACCGCCTGCATGCCCAGAAAGCCCTTATCCTGAAATTGATGAGATAA
- a CDS encoding DUF5683 domain-containing protein, with translation MPQPGKNPGFAAVLSFFIPGLGQIYNGQIMKGIVFIILASVFGFLTVVLIGYILYPLFWVYNLYDAYNTAREINARHGGYY, from the coding sequence ATGCCTCAACCAGGAAAAAATCCGGGTTTTGCTGCAGTACTGTCATTCTTCATCCCGGGCCTCGGGCAGATCTATAACGGACAGATCATGAAAGGGATTGTCTTTATTATCCTTGCCTCGGTTTTTGGTTTTCTGACAGTAGTTTTAATTGGTTACATCCTCTATCCGCTATTCTGGGTCTATAACCTCTATGATGCTTACAATACTGCCAGGGAAATTAATGCAAGGCATGGCGGATATTACTAA
- a CDS encoding YegP family protein translates to MPKFEVYLDAADEYRFRLRARNGQIITISQGYKSKEGCLKGIESVKTNAAIARIVVLEKEDEAENK, encoded by the coding sequence ATGCCAAAATTTGAAGTATATCTTGATGCAGCAGATGAATACCGTTTCAGGTTAAGAGCAAGAAACGGGCAGATCATCACGATAAGCCAGGGGTACAAAAGCAAGGAAGGTTGCCTGAAGGGAATAGAGTCCGTGAAAACAAATGCCGCGATTGCGCGCATTGTCGTACTTGAGAAGGAAGATGAAGCTGAAAATAAATAA
- a CDS encoding dihydrolipoyl dehydrogenase — MKKYDLIVIGTGSGMNYVNSIIDSNPELKIAVIDKDEPGGICLTRGCIPSKLLLYPAELVRELETAPLFGIKLEIKDIDFRMIMERMRRRIEEDIDMIRGGLTESTYLDYYPEAAEFISPYTLKVGEETLHSKMIFLCTGSKPAIPPVKGLEETGYLTSDTVLELEECPKSLAILGGSYIGAEYGHFFSAMGAEVTVIGRNAHFLPQEEPEISELARIKMSEYMKIITNHEAVKVRKENNGQKTVIAKDITSGEEIKVTVDEILVATGRVSNTDILHPEKAEIKTDTHGWILVDEYLETSQPNIWAFGDANGKYLLKHAGNYESGIVYLNAIMKEKVKVDYHAVPHAVFSYPEIAGVGMSEQEAIKEYGKDRIVMGFKLFEDTAKGAAMEARGYFVKVILDGKEDKILGAHIIGPHASVLIHQIIPLMYTASRSTDPIIHSMTIHPSLSEVVTGAFYSRLSPEHYHHVMKHLGLED; from the coding sequence ATGAAAAAATATGATCTTATTGTTATAGGTACGGGCTCCGGAATGAACTATGTGAACTCTATTATCGATTCGAATCCGGAGCTAAAAATAGCTGTTATAGATAAAGACGAACCCGGAGGGATCTGCCTTACCAGAGGGTGTATCCCTTCAAAGCTTCTGCTTTACCCTGCGGAGCTTGTCAGGGAACTTGAGACAGCTCCGCTTTTCGGGATCAAACTCGAGATAAAAGATATTGATTTTCGCATGATCATGGAGCGGATGCGCAGAAGAATAGAAGAAGACATCGATATGATCAGGGGAGGGCTAACTGAGAGTACTTATCTTGACTATTACCCCGAAGCTGCCGAATTTATATCCCCGTATACCCTCAAGGTTGGAGAAGAAACCCTTCACTCCAAAATGATCTTCCTGTGTACGGGCTCAAAGCCTGCAATCCCGCCAGTTAAAGGGCTTGAAGAAACCGGCTACCTTACAAGCGACACCGTACTTGAACTCGAGGAATGCCCAAAAAGCCTTGCCATTCTCGGGGGAAGTTACATAGGAGCCGAGTACGGGCACTTTTTTTCAGCAATGGGGGCAGAAGTTACGGTTATAGGAAGAAATGCGCATTTTCTTCCCCAGGAAGAGCCCGAAATCTCCGAACTTGCCAGGATAAAGATGTCAGAATACATGAAAATCATTACAAACCACGAAGCCGTAAAGGTCAGAAAAGAAAATAACGGGCAGAAAACCGTTATTGCAAAGGACATAACCTCGGGAGAGGAGATAAAAGTTACTGTAGACGAGATCCTGGTGGCAACTGGCAGAGTCTCGAATACTGATATCCTCCACCCCGAAAAGGCAGAAATCAAGACAGATACACACGGCTGGATTTTAGTTGACGAGTATCTGGAAACTTCCCAGCCAAATATCTGGGCTTTCGGGGACGCAAACGGAAAATACCTGCTCAAGCATGCAGGAAACTATGAGTCCGGAATAGTTTATCTCAATGCGATCATGAAAGAAAAAGTAAAGGTAGACTACCATGCCGTGCCACACGCAGTCTTCTCCTATCCTGAAATTGCAGGCGTGGGGATGTCAGAACAGGAAGCCATTAAGGAGTATGGGAAAGACCGAATCGTTATGGGTTTCAAACTTTTTGAAGATACGGCAAAGGGAGCTGCTATGGAAGCCAGGGGTTATTTCGTAAAAGTGATCCTGGACGGAAAGGAAGATAAAATTCTGGGTGCCCATATTATAGGACCTCATGCCTCGGTCCTGATCCACCAGATAATTCCTCTCATGTATACGGCATCAAGAAGCACAGATCCAATTATCCACAGCATGACCATCCATCCATCGCTCAGTGAAGTCGTCACAGGAGCCTTTTACTCCAGGCTGTCCCCTGAACACTACCACCATGTCATGAAGCATCTCGGGCTAGAGGACTGA
- the uvrB gene encoding excinuclease ABC subunit UvrB, translated as MKSSSQPPEALSENKFETIHDARYWDSPQFKLVSDFEPRGSQPEAIRQLVEGLEKNERCQTLLGVTGSGKTYTVANVINQVRKPTLVIAHNKTLAAQLYNEFREFFPENRVEYFVSYYDYYQPESYLPAKDQYIEKDAQINPKIEQMRLAATASLMSRQDVIVVASVSCIYGLGNPENFQKMGFELKVGDKVQRKEILEKLIDIQFERNDMELMPGRFRVKGDTIDIIPGYFDDIIRVEIFGDEVDRIFELDKQTGQRKEEMDYFFVYPARHYVIPEEEQKNAIQYILEELEERLPELGMLESHRLKQRTLYDMEMIEETGSCKGIENYSRHFDHRQPGEQPFCLIDYFPDDFLLVIDESHQTIPQLHGMYNGDRSRKKSLIDYGFRLPSAFDNRPLKFDEFEKYMKNVIFVSATPADYEREQSARIVEQIIRPTGLVDPEVEIRPLEGQVRDVMQEIRKIVDRGDRALVTTLTKKLAEELTDYLARNEIKARYLHSDIKTIERTEIIRELRLGKFDVLVGINLLREGLDIPEVGFIGILDADKEGFLRDSKSLIQIIGRAARNSSSKVVLYADRMTDSIKKAVSETERRRTMQVAYNEEHGIIPTTIRKPIREKVVDITDTKHIPKTDIPNVILELDTEMREAADRLDFERAIQLRELIKRLEKEVKVV; from the coding sequence ATGAAATCTTCCAGCCAGCCACCCGAGGCACTATCCGAAAACAAGTTCGAAACAATACATGATGCACGGTACTGGGACAGCCCTCAGTTTAAATTGGTTTCCGATTTTGAGCCCCGGGGATCCCAGCCAGAAGCTATCAGACAGCTTGTTGAGGGTCTGGAGAAGAACGAAAGATGCCAGACTCTTCTGGGGGTAACCGGGTCCGGAAAGACCTATACGGTCGCAAATGTCATAAACCAGGTCAGAAAGCCGACTCTTGTTATTGCCCATAACAAGACCCTGGCTGCCCAGCTATATAATGAGTTCAGGGAGTTCTTTCCTGAAAACCGCGTTGAGTACTTTGTCTCATATTATGACTATTACCAGCCCGAGTCCTATCTTCCTGCCAAAGACCAGTACATTGAGAAAGATGCGCAGATAAACCCGAAGATTGAACAGATGCGCCTTGCAGCTACAGCTTCCCTGATGTCGCGCCAGGACGTGATTGTGGTGGCTTCCGTATCCTGTATCTACGGGCTTGGCAACCCTGAGAACTTCCAGAAGATGGGGTTTGAATTGAAGGTTGGAGATAAGGTCCAGAGAAAGGAAATCCTTGAGAAACTTATCGATATCCAGTTTGAAAGAAACGATATGGAACTCATGCCCGGGCGCTTTCGCGTGAAAGGGGACACCATTGATATCATTCCCGGTTACTTCGATGACATCATCCGGGTCGAAATCTTCGGGGACGAGGTAGACCGGATTTTCGAACTGGACAAGCAGACAGGGCAGAGAAAGGAAGAGATGGACTACTTCTTTGTCTACCCTGCCAGGCATTATGTTATCCCTGAAGAGGAGCAGAAAAACGCAATCCAGTACATCCTTGAAGAGCTTGAGGAGCGCCTGCCTGAACTCGGGATGCTCGAGTCTCATCGGCTGAAGCAGCGCACGCTCTATGACATGGAAATGATTGAGGAAACCGGCAGTTGCAAGGGTATTGAGAACTACTCAAGGCACTTTGACCACAGGCAGCCCGGAGAACAGCCTTTCTGCCTGATTGACTATTTCCCTGACGATTTCCTCCTGGTCATTGACGAGAGCCACCAGACCATTCCGCAGTTGCACGGGATGTATAACGGAGACCGTTCTCGAAAAAAGAGCCTTATTGATTACGGCTTCAGGCTCCCCAGTGCCTTTGACAACAGGCCCCTGAAGTTTGACGAATTTGAAAAGTACATGAAAAACGTTATCTTCGTCTCGGCAACCCCTGCAGATTACGAGCGGGAACAGTCCGCCCGGATCGTGGAACAGATTATCCGCCCAACAGGCCTCGTTGACCCTGAGGTTGAGATCCGTCCCCTCGAGGGTCAGGTCAGGGATGTCATGCAGGAGATCCGGAAAATAGTGGATAGAGGAGACCGCGCCCTCGTTACCACCCTTACCAAAAAGCTCGCAGAAGAACTGACCGATTACCTTGCCAGAAACGAGATTAAAGCCCGTTACCTGCACTCCGATATCAAGACCATCGAAAGGACAGAAATAATCCGTGAACTGCGCCTTGGCAAGTTCGATGTTCTTGTAGGGATCAACCTGCTCAGGGAAGGGCTTGACATCCCGGAAGTGGGTTTCATCGGTATCCTTGACGCAGATAAGGAAGGCTTCCTCAGGGACTCAAAGAGCCTCATCCAGATCATAGGCCGCGCAGCCCGAAACTCCAGTTCAAAGGTTGTACTCTACGCCGACAGGATGACCGATTCAATCAAAAAAGCTGTCAGCGAAACCGAACGCCGCCGCACAATGCAGGTCGCCTACAACGAAGAACACGGCATAATCCCGACAACCATCCGAAAACCGATCAGGGAAAAAGTAGTGGATATTACCGACACAAAACACATTCCGAAGACCGATATCCCCAACGTAATCCTCGAATTGGATACGGAGATGAGGGAAGCTGCCGACAGGCTGGACTTCGAGCGTGCAATCCAGCTCAGAGAACTGATAAAGAGACTGGAAAAAGAGGTGAAAGTGGTGTGA
- the purD gene encoding phosphoribosylamine--glycine ligase has protein sequence MKILLIGGGGREHAIAEGIKKSKHNPILYALMAKKNPGIAALCEDFLLEKETEVAKIVEYAKARNIEMAFVGPEAPLAAGVADALWEAGVPVVGPRKACAVIEFDKAWARNFMKKYDIEGCPAYEVFTDEAPAHAFIEKLGDVAVKPSGLTGGKGVKVMGDQLPDLKAAREYTSELLEKGSVVIEERFIGEEFTLQAFVDGKNLAFFPAVQDHKRAYEGDLGPNTGGMGSYTDAGEILPFMLSEDLEQAKKIMQHTVTALYEETGTGYQGILYGQFILTASGPKVVEFNARFGDPEAMNVIPLIETDFIEIMSAVVKGTLQNLPVKFSRKATVCKYAVPEGYPDNPVKDSEVLVGDIGEASVYYASVYEKEGKIYTTGSRAVAVVGCAETIEAAEKIAQNALENIRGKLFFRKDIGTANLIQKRIDHMKELRG, from the coding sequence ATGAAGATTTTGCTTATCGGCGGTGGCGGAAGGGAACACGCAATTGCTGAAGGAATTAAAAAAAGCAAGCATAACCCCATCCTTTATGCGTTAATGGCAAAGAAAAACCCCGGAATTGCCGCCCTCTGTGAGGATTTCCTGCTTGAAAAGGAAACCGAGGTTGCAAAAATTGTTGAATATGCAAAAGCCAGGAACATTGAGATGGCTTTTGTGGGGCCTGAAGCTCCGCTTGCAGCAGGAGTTGCAGATGCCCTCTGGGAAGCCGGGGTCCCTGTTGTAGGCCCTAGAAAAGCCTGTGCAGTTATTGAATTTGATAAGGCATGGGCAAGAAACTTCATGAAGAAATATGATATCGAAGGCTGCCCTGCCTATGAGGTATTCACCGACGAGGCTCCAGCACATGCTTTCATTGAAAAGCTGGGCGATGTTGCAGTCAAACCCTCCGGGCTTACAGGCGGTAAAGGCGTAAAGGTGATGGGCGACCAGCTCCCTGATCTCAAAGCTGCCAGGGAATATACAAGCGAGCTTCTGGAAAAAGGGTCTGTAGTTATTGAGGAACGTTTCATAGGAGAAGAGTTTACCCTGCAGGCTTTTGTGGACGGAAAAAACCTTGCTTTTTTCCCTGCAGTGCAGGACCATAAGAGAGCTTACGAAGGAGACCTCGGCCCGAATACGGGTGGCATGGGTTCATACACTGATGCAGGAGAAATCCTTCCTTTCATGCTTTCCGAAGACCTTGAGCAGGCAAAAAAGATTATGCAGCATACCGTAACAGCGCTGTATGAGGAAACAGGGACAGGATACCAGGGCATTCTTTACGGACAGTTTATCCTGACGGCCAGCGGCCCCAAAGTCGTGGAGTTCAATGCACGGTTCGGGGACCCTGAAGCTATGAATGTTATCCCGCTTATCGAGACGGATTTTATAGAAATAATGTCTGCCGTGGTAAAAGGAACCCTCCAAAACCTGCCTGTAAAGTTCAGCAGAAAAGCGACAGTCTGCAAGTACGCAGTCCCAGAAGGCTACCCGGATAACCCGGTAAAAGACAGTGAAGTACTTGTAGGAGATATAGGAGAGGCTTCAGTCTACTATGCAAGCGTGTATGAAAAAGAGGGGAAAATTTACACTACCGGCTCCCGAGCCGTTGCTGTCGTCGGGTGTGCCGAAACTATAGAAGCTGCAGAAAAAATCGCCCAGAACGCTCTTGAAAATATTCGGGGTAAACTTTTCTTCAGAAAAGATATAGGCACTGCCAATCTAATCCAGAAAAGAATTGACCATATGAAAGAACTTAGAGGCTAA
- a CDS encoding TIGR04083 family peptide-modifying radical SAM enzyme: MPFHVMLIPTLGCPANCSYCWSSEEKSPLMSIETIKEVVEWLKIFRDDSVTFTFHGGEPLLAGADFYREALPLLVEGLTPRQIAFAIQTNLWKLTPEIAEIFAKYNIPIGSSLDGPQELNDLQRGKGYYEKTMRGYEIAKAHGLNVRFITTFTSHSIKFKEDIFNFYLEKGLILKLHPCLPSLKDDNPDKWALDPKEYGELLIYLLDKYLENMGRIEVMNIDNMCKGVFTGRGTVCTFVDCMGDTFAVGPDGGIYPCYRFVGLPEYVMGNVYDHPTMADLAQSDAWKLMHQYKEYVDTACGKCAHIKYCRGGCPYNAIVPTDGKIKGVDPHCVAYKMVFDEITSRVNEEMFSSSGMENMFQPQSMKSARSGIMSIILKRT; the protein is encoded by the coding sequence ATGCCTTTCCACGTGATGCTAATCCCCACCCTTGGTTGTCCTGCAAATTGTAGTTATTGCTGGAGTTCCGAGGAGAAATCCCCTCTAATGAGCATCGAAACCATAAAAGAAGTAGTTGAATGGCTCAAAATTTTCAGGGATGATTCGGTTACCTTTACCTTCCATGGAGGGGAACCGCTCCTGGCCGGAGCGGATTTTTACCGGGAAGCTTTACCTTTACTTGTTGAGGGTCTAACCCCCAGACAAATCGCTTTTGCAATCCAGACAAACCTCTGGAAGCTTACTCCGGAAATAGCCGAGATTTTTGCCAAATACAATATTCCAATCGGTTCCAGTCTGGATGGCCCCCAGGAGCTTAACGACCTGCAGAGGGGAAAAGGATACTATGAAAAGACTATGAGAGGCTATGAGATTGCAAAAGCTCATGGACTGAATGTAAGGTTTATCACCACATTCACCTCTCATTCCATAAAGTTCAAGGAAGATATTTTCAATTTTTACCTGGAAAAGGGTTTAATACTTAAACTGCACCCCTGCCTGCCTTCTTTAAAAGACGACAACCCCGATAAATGGGCACTTGACCCGAAAGAGTATGGAGAACTGCTAATCTATCTTCTTGACAAATATCTGGAAAACATGGGCCGTATTGAGGTTATGAACATTGACAACATGTGTAAAGGTGTGTTCACAGGCCGGGGCACTGTATGTACCTTCGTTGACTGTATGGGGGATACTTTTGCAGTGGGCCCTGATGGCGGGATATACCCCTGCTATCGCTTCGTAGGCCTGCCTGAGTACGTCATGGGCAATGTTTATGACCACCCGACTATGGCAGACCTGGCCCAGTCCGATGCCTGGAAACTCATGCACCAATATAAGGAGTACGTGGACACAGCATGCGGCAAATGCGCCCATATCAAGTACTGCAGAGGCGGGTGCCCTTACAATGCCATAGTACCCACGGACGGGAAAATAAAAGGTGTTGACCCACACTGCGTTGCCTATAAGATGGTATTCGATGAAATAACCAGCCGGGTCAACGAGGAAATGTTCAGTTCCTCTGGCATGGAAAATATGTTTCAGCCGCAGTCTATGAAATCCGCCAGGTCAGGCATAATGTCCATTATTTTAAAGCGAACGTGA